A stretch of the Streptococcus oralis genome encodes the following:
- the brpA gene encoding biofilm formation/cell division transcriptional regulator BrpA, protein MIKKLIGMVLGFLAVTVLGVAVYGYTIYQQGTETLSKKTYKKIGEETNVIEATEPLTILLMGVDTGNVERTDPWAGNSDSMILLTVNPKTKKTTMMSLERDILTKIETGNGQVQEAKLNAAYANGGAELAISTIQKMMNIHIDRYVMVNMQGLQQLVDAVGGITVNNTLGFPISIADQEEFNKISIGVGEQTLNGEEALVYSRMRYQDPEGDYGRQKRQREVIQKIVEKVLSLNSVSHYQGILKALSDNMQTNVDLSAKSIPQLLGYQDSFKNIETHQLRGEDAELQGISYQIVTSEHMLEMQNLLRRSLGKEPVTELETNAVLYETAFGRTAPSTSTNTSNEEAE, encoded by the coding sequence ATGATTAAAAAATTAATTGGAATGGTGCTAGGTTTCCTAGCAGTAACAGTTTTAGGTGTAGCGGTTTATGGCTATACCATCTACCAACAGGGAACAGAAACCCTAAGTAAAAAGACTTACAAAAAAATCGGGGAAGAAACCAACGTTATCGAAGCGACTGAGCCTCTGACTATCCTCTTGATGGGGGTAGATACGGGAAATGTGGAACGTACAGACCCGTGGGCGGGGAATAGTGATTCCATGATTCTCCTGACGGTTAATCCCAAAACAAAGAAAACCACAATGATGAGTTTGGAACGGGATATTTTGACCAAGATTGAGACTGGAAACGGTCAAGTTCAGGAAGCTAAACTCAATGCCGCCTATGCTAATGGTGGTGCGGAACTTGCAATTTCTACTATTCAAAAGATGATGAATATCCACATTGACCGCTATGTGATGGTTAACATGCAGGGACTTCAACAATTGGTGGATGCAGTTGGTGGGATCACCGTCAACAATACACTCGGTTTCCCAATTTCGATTGCTGACCAAGAAGAGTTTAATAAGATTTCTATCGGTGTTGGAGAACAAACCTTGAATGGTGAGGAAGCTCTGGTGTATTCACGAATGCGTTACCAAGACCCAGAAGGAGACTATGGTCGTCAAAAACGTCAGCGTGAAGTCATTCAAAAGATCGTTGAGAAGGTTTTGAGCCTAAACAGTGTGAGTCATTATCAAGGCATCCTCAAAGCTTTGAGTGATAACATGCAGACCAATGTGGACTTATCAGCTAAGAGCATTCCACAATTGCTCGGCTATCAAGATTCTTTCAAGAATATCGAAACGCATCAATTGCGTGGGGAAGATGCTGAGCTACAGGGAATTTCTTATCAGATTGTCACTTCAGAACATATGCTCGAGATGCAAAATCTCTTGCGTCGTTCACTAGGTAAAGAGCCAGTGACAGAATTGGAAACCAATGCGGTACTGTACGAAACAGCCTTTGGTCGGACAGCACCTTCAACCAGTACTAACACTTCAAACGAAGAAGCAGAATAA
- the recA gene encoding recombinase RecA yields MAKKPTKKLDEIGKKFGADREKALNDALKLIEKDFGKGSIMRLGERAEQKVQVMSSGSLALDIALGSGGYPKGRIIEIYGPESSGKTTVALHAVAQAQKEGGIAAFIDAEHALDPAYAAALGVNIDELLLSQPDSGEQGLEIAGKLIDSGAVDLVVIDSVAALVPRAEIDGDIGDSHVGLQARMMSQAMRKLGASINKTKTIAIFINQLREKVGVMFGNPETTPGGRALKFYASVRLDVRGSTQIKGTGDQKDTNVGKETKIKVVKNKVAPPFKEAFVEIMYGEGISKTGELLKIASDLDIIQKAGAWYSYKGEKIGQGSENAKKYLADHPEIFDAIDHQVRVQYGLIEDEEGTTPTSVAEDLAPNQEVTLDLGDGLEIEIED; encoded by the coding sequence ATGGCGAAAAAACCAACAAAAAAATTAGATGAAATTGGGAAAAAATTTGGAGCAGACCGTGAAAAGGCATTGAACGATGCTCTTAAATTGATTGAGAAAGACTTTGGTAAAGGCTCAATCATGCGCTTGGGTGAGCGCGCGGAGCAAAAAGTTCAAGTGATGAGCTCAGGCTCATTGGCTCTTGACATTGCCCTTGGTTCAGGTGGTTATCCTAAAGGACGTATCATCGAAATCTATGGACCAGAATCATCTGGTAAGACAACGGTTGCCCTTCACGCTGTTGCGCAAGCACAGAAAGAAGGTGGTATTGCAGCCTTTATCGATGCGGAACATGCTCTTGACCCAGCCTATGCTGCAGCCCTTGGTGTGAACATTGACGAATTGCTCTTGTCACAACCAGACTCAGGTGAACAAGGTCTTGAAATTGCTGGAAAATTGATTGACTCAGGTGCAGTTGACCTTGTCGTTATCGACTCGGTTGCGGCCCTTGTACCTCGTGCAGAAATTGATGGGGATATTGGTGACAGCCACGTTGGTTTGCAAGCTCGTATGATGAGCCAGGCCATGCGTAAACTCGGAGCTTCTATCAATAAAACCAAAACAATTGCCATCTTTATCAACCAATTGCGTGAAAAAGTTGGAGTAATGTTTGGAAATCCAGAAACAACACCTGGTGGACGTGCTCTGAAATTCTACGCTTCAGTCCGATTGGATGTTCGTGGAAGCACGCAAATCAAGGGAACTGGTGACCAAAAAGATACCAATGTCGGTAAGGAAACCAAGATCAAGGTCGTGAAAAACAAGGTGGCTCCACCATTTAAGGAAGCCTTTGTTGAAATCATGTACGGAGAAGGAATTTCTAAGACTGGTGAGCTCTTGAAGATTGCAAGTGATCTCGATATCATCCAAAAAGCGGGAGCATGGTACTCTTACAAGGGTGAAAAAATCGGACAAGGATCTGAAAATGCTAAGAAATACTTGGCGGATCACCCAGAAATCTTTGATGCCATTGACCACCAAGTCCGTGTTCAATATGGCTTGATTGAAGATGAAGAAGGGACAACTCCTACCTCTGTCGCAGAAGATCTAGCACCTAACCAAGAAGTAACACTTGACCTAGGCGACGGACTTGAAATCGAAATTGAAGATTAA
- a CDS encoding competence/damage-inducible protein A yields the protein MKAEIIAVGTEILTGQIVNTNAQFLSEKLAEIGVDVYFQTAVGDNEARLLSLLEIASQRSNLVILTGGLGPTEDDLTKQTLAKFLGKDLVFDPQAQEKLDIFFDHRPDYARTPNNERQAQIVEGATPLPNETGLAVGGVSEVDGVTYVVLPGPPSELKPMVLNQLLPKLMTGTKLYSRVLRFFGIGESQLVTILADLIDHQTDPTLAPYAKTGEVTLRLSTKAVSQEKADQALDILENQILSRQTFEGISLRDICYGYGEETSLASVVVEELKKRQKSITAAESLTAGLFQATLADFSGVSAIFNGGFVTYSLEEKSKMLDISEQELKEHGVVSEFTARKMAEQARLKTLSDYGVSLTGVAGPDSLEGHPAGTVFIGLAHAKGTEVIKANIAGRSRADVRQIAVMHAFNLVRKALLSD from the coding sequence ATGAAAGCAGAAATTATTGCTGTCGGAACAGAAATTTTAACGGGGCAGATTGTCAATACCAATGCTCAGTTTTTATCAGAGAAACTAGCCGAAATCGGGGTAGATGTCTACTTCCAAACAGCTGTTGGAGATAATGAAGCTCGTCTTTTGTCCTTGCTTGAGATTGCGAGTCAACGTAGTAATCTTGTGATTTTGACAGGGGGCTTGGGACCAACTGAGGATGATTTGACCAAACAAACTCTGGCAAAATTTTTAGGAAAAGATCTGGTGTTTGACCCTCAAGCACAAGAGAAACTGGATATTTTCTTTGATCATAGACCTGACTATGCTCGGACACCGAATAATGAGCGTCAAGCCCAAATTGTAGAAGGGGCGACTCCACTGCCAAATGAGACAGGTTTAGCAGTAGGAGGGGTTTCGGAAGTGGATGGCGTGACCTACGTGGTCCTTCCAGGACCACCTAGTGAATTGAAACCTATGGTCTTAAATCAACTCTTGCCCAAGCTGATGACAGGCACCAAGTTATACTCACGAGTGCTCCGTTTCTTTGGAATTGGGGAGAGTCAGTTGGTGACCATTTTGGCGGATTTGATTGACCATCAAACCGATCCGACTTTGGCGCCGTATGCCAAGACGGGAGAAGTGACCTTGCGCTTGTCTACAAAAGCAGTCAGTCAAGAAAAGGCTGATCAAGCACTGGATATCTTAGAAAATCAAATCTTGAGTCGCCAAACTTTCGAGGGAATTTCTCTACGAGACATCTGTTATGGATATGGGGAAGAAACCAGTCTCGCAAGTGTCGTTGTAGAAGAGCTAAAGAAGAGACAGAAAAGCATTACTGCGGCAGAAAGCTTGACGGCAGGTCTTTTTCAAGCGACATTAGCAGACTTTTCGGGCGTTTCAGCAATCTTTAATGGCGGTTTTGTCACTTACAGCCTAGAAGAAAAGTCCAAGATGTTGGATATTTCCGAGCAAGAGCTAAAAGAGCACGGGGTCGTTTCTGAGTTTACGGCTCGAAAAATGGCAGAGCAGGCTCGACTCAAGACTCTGTCTGACTACGGAGTTAGTTTGACGGGTGTGGCAGGACCAGATAGCTTAGAGGGGCATCCAGCTGGTACAGTTTTTATTGGACTGGCACATGCAAAAGGGACAGAGGTGATCAAGGCTAATATCGCAGGACGGAGTCGAGCAGATGTTCGACAGATTGCGGTCATGCATGCCTTTAACCTAGTTCGCAAGGCTTTATTAAGTGACTAA
- a CDS encoding PspC domain-containing protein: protein MEKRLVRNVQDKKIAGVCAGVADYFNMDHTLVRALWIIFTLLGGSGILAYAVLYFLLPEGNAEA, encoded by the coding sequence ATGGAAAAACGCCTTGTTCGTAACGTACAAGACAAAAAGATTGCTGGTGTTTGTGCTGGTGTCGCTGACTACTTTAACATGGACCACACACTTGTTCGTGCACTTTGGATCATCTTCACCCTACTTGGTGGTTCTGGAATCTTGGCTTATGCTGTTCTCTACTTCCTTCTTCCAGAAGGCAATGCAGAAGCTTAA
- a CDS encoding GNAT family N-acetyltransferase, which yields MEYELCIREAEILDATALIAFLDCVGQETDFTSLDENGIMMTASEMALFIEKQATSENQITLLALLNAEIAGVLNITADQHLRVRHIGDVFLAVRKKFWNQGLATILLEEGIEWAKSSGVLRRLQLSVQKRNEAAIHLYSKMGFITEGLQERGAYLAEGIFLDVCLMGKLINE from the coding sequence ATGGAGTATGAGTTGTGTATTCGTGAGGCAGAGATTTTAGATGCTACAGCCTTAATTGCATTTTTAGATTGTGTTGGTCAAGAGACAGATTTTACCAGCTTGGATGAAAATGGTATCATGATGACAGCTTCTGAAATGGCTCTTTTTATCGAAAAACAAGCTACATCAGAGAATCAAATTACTCTCCTCGCCTTACTGAATGCTGAGATTGCAGGAGTCTTAAATATCACAGCAGACCAACATTTAAGAGTTCGACATATCGGTGATGTTTTTCTAGCAGTTCGCAAGAAATTCTGGAACCAAGGCTTGGCGACTATACTTCTAGAAGAAGGCATCGAGTGGGCTAAATCCAGTGGTGTCTTGCGCCGTTTGCAACTCAGTGTACAAAAACGAAACGAGGCCGCTATCCACCTCTACTCAAAAATGGGATTTATCACAGAAGGCTTACAAGAAAGAGGAGCCTATTTAGCAGAAGGGATATTTTTAGATGTTTGTCTTATGGGCAAGCTGATAAATGAATAA
- the ndk gene encoding nucleoside-diphosphate kinase: MEQTFFIIKPDGVKRGLVGQVLKRIEERGFKIEKLELRSAVSEDLIDQHYQDLVEKSFYPPIRQFMTSGPVVVGILSGPKVIETWRTMMGATRPEEALPGTIRGDFAKAAGDNQAIQNVVHGSDSEASAKREIALWFKD; encoded by the coding sequence ATGGAACAAACATTCTTTATCATTAAGCCAGATGGTGTGAAAAGAGGGCTGGTTGGTCAGGTTCTGAAAAGAATTGAGGAGCGTGGTTTCAAAATCGAAAAATTAGAGTTGCGTTCAGCAGTTTCAGAAGATTTGATTGACCAGCACTATCAAGACTTGGTTGAAAAAAGTTTTTATCCTCCTATCCGTCAGTTTATGACCTCAGGACCAGTAGTGGTGGGCATTCTATCAGGTCCGAAAGTGATTGAAACTTGGCGGACCATGATGGGTGCTACTCGTCCAGAAGAAGCTCTGCCAGGAACTATCCGAGGAGATTTTGCCAAGGCTGCAGGAGACAATCAAGCCATTCAAAATGTAGTTCACGGCTCCGATTCGGAAGCTTCTGCAAAACGTGAAATTGCTCTCTGGTTTAAGGATTAG
- the tsaE gene encoding tRNA (adenosine(37)-N6)-threonylcarbamoyltransferase complex ATPase subunit type 1 TsaE, translating to MHTKNEEELLALGERLGHLLQKDDVLILTGELGAGKTTFTKGLAKGLDIHQMIKSPTYTIVREYEGRLPLYHLDVYRIEGDADSIDLDEFLFGGGVTVIEWGHLLGEDLPDSYLELEILKEAEGRCLHFTAHGSRAEQLIKELQDGV from the coding sequence ATGCACACAAAAAATGAAGAAGAGCTTCTAGCTCTCGGAGAAAGATTAGGCCATTTGCTTCAAAAAGACGATGTTCTGATCTTGACTGGAGAGTTGGGTGCGGGTAAAACAACCTTTACAAAGGGCCTTGCTAAGGGCTTGGATATCCATCAGATGATTAAAAGTCCAACCTATACCATTGTCAGAGAGTACGAAGGGCGTTTGCCACTTTACCACTTGGATGTCTACCGTATCGAAGGTGATGCTGATTCTATTGACTTGGATGAGTTTCTCTTTGGAGGTGGTGTGACTGTTATTGAGTGGGGGCATCTTTTGGGTGAAGATTTACCAGATTCTTACTTGGAGTTGGAAATTTTGAAAGAAGCTGAGGGTCGTTGTCTTCATTTTACGGCTCATGGCTCTCGGGCTGAACAACTCATCAAGGAGCTTCAAGATGGAGTATGA
- a CDS encoding MATE family efflux transporter → MNKKRSVDLIHGPILPALLSFAFPILLSNIFQQLYNTADVLIVGRFLGQDSLAAVGATTAIFDLIIGFTLGVGNGMGIVIARYYGARNFTKIKEAVAATWILGALLSIVVMLMGFVGLYPLLQYLDTPAEILPQSYQYISMIVTCVGVSFAYNLFAGLLRSIGDSLAALGFLIFSALINVVLDLYFITQLHLGVQSAGLATIISQGLSAVLCFYYIRKSVPELLPQLKHFKWDKALYADLLEQGLAMGLMSSIVSIGSVILQSSVNTFGAVIISAQTAARRIMAFALLPMTAISSAMTTFASQNLGTKRPDRIVQGLGIGSRLSMSWAGFICIALFFASPSLVSFLASSTDTYLVENGSLYLQISSVFYPILSLLLIYRNCLQGLGQKVLPLVSSFIELIGKIVFVVLIIPWAGYRGVILCEPLIWVAMTTQLYFSLFRHPLIKEGKAILAAKGHS, encoded by the coding sequence ATGAATAAGAAACGATCCGTGGACTTGATACATGGTCCTATTCTTCCTGCGCTGTTAAGCTTTGCCTTTCCAATCTTGCTGTCAAATATTTTCCAACAGCTTTATAATACAGCTGACGTCTTGATTGTTGGACGATTTCTTGGTCAAGATTCCTTGGCAGCAGTAGGGGCGACAACTGCCATTTTTGACTTGATTATAGGCTTTACGCTTGGTGTTGGCAATGGGATGGGGATTGTCATTGCCCGCTATTATGGGGCTCGTAATTTCACTAAAATTAAAGAAGCAGTAGCAGCCACTTGGATTTTAGGTGCTCTTTTGAGCATTGTGGTTATGCTGATGGGCTTTGTCGGTTTGTATCCACTCTTGCAATATTTAGATACCCCTGCAGAAATCCTTCCTCAGTCCTATCAATATATTTCTATGATTGTGACCTGTGTCGGTGTCAGCTTTGCCTATAATCTTTTTGCGGGTTTGTTGCGGTCCATTGGAGACAGTCTCGCAGCTCTTGGCTTCCTGATTTTCTCTGCCTTGATCAATGTGGTTCTGGATTTGTATTTCATTACGCAACTGCATCTGGGAGTTCAATCTGCGGGGCTTGCTACCATTATCTCGCAAGGCTTATCAGCGGTTCTCTGCTTTTATTATATCCGCAAGAGTGTTCCAGAACTGCTCCCTCAACTCAAGCATTTTAAATGGGACAAGGCCTTGTACGCGGATCTTTTAGAGCAAGGTTTGGCTATGGGGCTGATGAGTTCGATTGTGTCCATAGGTAGTGTGATTTTACAGTCTTCAGTCAATACCTTTGGAGCTGTGATTATTAGTGCTCAAACAGCAGCTAGACGCATTATGGCCTTTGCCCTCCTTCCGATGACGGCTATTTCTTCTGCTATGACGACCTTTGCCTCTCAAAATCTCGGGACCAAGCGACCAGACCGCATTGTTCAAGGTCTTGGTATTGGGAGTCGCCTGAGCATGTCCTGGGCAGGTTTTATTTGTATCGCCCTCTTTTTTGCCAGTCCGAGCTTGGTTTCCTTCTTGGCCAGTTCAACAGATACTTACTTGGTAGAAAACGGTAGTCTCTACCTGCAAATCAGTTCAGTCTTTTATCCGATTTTGAGCCTTTTGCTGATTTATCGGAATTGCTTGCAGGGATTGGGGCAGAAAGTCCTTCCTCTAGTTTCCAGCTTTATAGAACTAATCGGGAAAATCGTTTTTGTGGTTTTGATTATCCCTTGGGCAGGCTATAGGGGAGTCATCCTTTGCGAACCCCTTATCTGGGTTGCCATGACTACCCAACTGTACTTTTCACTTTTCCGCCATCCCCTGATAAAAGAAGGCAAGGCAATCTTGGCTGCTAAAGGACACTCCTAG
- a CDS encoding GNAT family N-acetyltransferase — protein sequence MSLTSQLITDVFPDLDKVKKLNKEAFPEEERVPLSEFLRYQDREDAHFFAFYNQEEFVGFAFAISNPKAFYISFFAIMPHLRSHGYGKEIIEKLTDFYQRTMLLEVERLDEECDNLEQRKARMDFYHQNGFKTANAFLEYDGLSFEILYRGDYFDEEAYRDIFQKLQNEHYFDFHIEYRRFSDH from the coding sequence ATGAGTTTGACCAGTCAATTAATTACCGATGTATTTCCCGATCTGGATAAGGTTAAAAAGCTAAACAAGGAAGCATTCCCCGAGGAAGAACGAGTTCCTCTGTCTGAGTTTTTACGCTATCAAGACCGAGAAGACGCCCACTTTTTTGCTTTTTATAACCAAGAAGAGTTTGTCGGCTTTGCTTTTGCCATCTCCAATCCAAAGGCCTTCTATATCAGTTTTTTTGCCATCATGCCCCACTTGAGAAGCCACGGATATGGAAAAGAAATCATCGAAAAGTTGACTGATTTTTACCAGCGAACCATGTTATTGGAAGTCGAGCGATTGGACGAAGAATGCGATAACTTGGAGCAGAGAAAGGCCCGCATGGATTTCTATCACCAAAATGGTTTCAAAACAGCCAACGCTTTTCTAGAGTACGATGGTTTGAGTTTTGAAATTCTCTACCGTGGCGACTATTTTGACGAAGAAGCCTATCGCGACATCTTCCAAAAGTTACAGAATGAACATTATTTTGACTTTCATATAGAGTATCGTCGTTTTAGCGACCATTAA